CATACTTCTGCTAGGAAATCAAACGCACCTCTGATATGACTTACAAATACTGAGCTACTGCTTGGGATGTTTGCTCTTTGTGTTAAAACCCTGTATTCAACAGGgcaagagggaaaaacagagagaagagccCGGCTGCAGACAGCCCGCCTCTGAGCAAACACTCGAGGGCTGCCAGGGGACAGTGCCAGGCCTGCTAGCTCTGCTCCTTGCCcagggaggaggaagcaaaATAACCAAAGCTGATTTTGTCCAGCTGGTTTTgcttgaaaatggaaaacttgaAAGGCCATAGCATTACTGTAAGAAGTAATGAAAGAGAGCGACTGTTTGGGGAACCAGACAGAGACGCAGGCACTTGCTGGCACGCTTGAGAGAGGGGGAAGCTGCATGCAGACATGTCCAGCCAAACCTGCAGGCCTCAGTTGATGGAGACTATTAAGCCCAAGGCCTAGtctaaggagaaaaagaggattCACGGAAATTCTGccatcagcaaaggaaaagtaCCCAGAGAGACAGGGAAGAGGCCAGAAGCATGGCTGTGGCAATATCaaactgttttctgagaaaaagagtCTCATTCATCAAAAAAGCAGCTTGAATCTCagacaaaccttttttttataGGGCTGCCAGCACTGCATGTTGAGTCAGGGATTTCCTAGCCTTGGAAATAACTCCACATGATCTGAGAAGTCAGCCTCTGCACTCGGGGGCTGTAGCAAACTCACAGCCTCACTGGATTCGAGCACACAGCATCCCCTGAGGATGTTGCATGCTGAGCCTCAGTCTTGCTATATGGCCCAAGGATAGAAAAATAGCAGGATCCATCAGGCGTGCTGTATGTCATGGGAGATCTAGGCATCTAAGTTTATGGATgtaagggaaaacatttttcaatgctgcctccccccacccccaccctccTTTTTCTTAGCCTTTCAGAAGCTCATTTCCATTAGGCTTTCATGCCCTTTCTTCCAAGTCCCTTCCTGGCCTTGTCACAGGTATGTAACAGCATCTGCAACTCTCAGTACATCTTTTACACGCTGGAGTCAGTGTTTGTGAGCTGTTTTGGATTTCTCCACGGTGAAGAATTCTATCTgcatataaaatacaatttccatCTGACTGCGAAAACCTCTTCTTGTCCCCGAAGGGAGCAATGAGTCACTCTGTGTTAGTGCCTCCCATCCAGCAGCTACAGACCCGTGCTTCTTGAGTACTCCGACAGATCTACGACAAGTTCCTCCAGTGACTCATATAACAACAGAATGAAACGCTTCCTTTTTATAACAGCAGAAATCTACTCCGTGCTCAGAAAGGTTCTCAAGAGCTGCTTTATACAGACATTCATTCAACTGCAGGGAGATAGTCAGGGATTATCACACCCTTCCACTCTGCAGATGaatgaagcaaagcagagagtGGAAGGCATTTGCATAAGGCCACCGTGCCAGGCAGGCATGAAATCTGATTTCTGGACCCGGACACTGCACAGAGGATCATGGCAAGCTGCTGGTCAGAGGATCACTGTGCCATCTGCATCCCAGGCCTCGCCCACACCATCAGAAATGCCAGCAGCTGAGTTTAACAACCCCACgaaagaagaaaagctaatACCTTAATTCTTTTGGCAATCAGGAACTGGATTTCCTTCGGCAATGCCTATCTAGGCATCAACAGATGCACCCAAGACCCTGGCACCAGGGGGATTTTATAGCCGTTGTGATAGTGTTAGCAGAGCTGCTATCACAGGCATGCAAGTTGCTTGTACATctaaattttgcatttgcttaCATGTGCTTTTCCAGACATGATCTTTTCAGGAAGGAGCAAGCCTTGATATTGCTTTGGATCATGAGATTCATAATATGAGCTTGGTGCACTGCCCCTTAAGATCTCATAAACTGCAACTTTCCAAATGAGTTCACCTATCTGATGCTCTATTTTCTGCAACAATGACCTTGAATTCCCTTTTTGGTCTCCTTTCTGGGTCCATAAAAGGAGGCTGACCAGCACTTGACAGAAGAGTTTTGAGATCTCAAGTGAAGAAAGTACTAGGGTTGGATATTCTGGGAGCAGTTTATTACAGCCAAATGACCCCCTTTAGCTGCTGCCAAAGCAGCTGCTTGCCCTCCCTCAGCTCCTGTTCCTCAAGGAGCTGATCTGGCTAACAAAAGAGTAGCTTTTGACCAGCGTAGCTCCCCAGACTGACTCACCATTGTATCATGTGAGGCCTGGAAAGCAGGATTGGGGCAGCTCCACCTAAAATTGGTTCAGATTGCAACAATACAGGCAGAGGCACTTCACCCTTTCTTGACTGCTTGCGCTAGCTTTACATTGACTTCCATTAGACTGGCATGAGCATTGGTGCAGTGACATGGCCAGCTACATCAGAGGATCTGCCCATCTGCAGAAAAAACTAATCCAAAaactataaagaaaaatttcagcTACCCAGGTGTCCTAATGGtatagaaagagagaaagcccTTAGCCCTTAAGTCACCTGTGCCACTGAAGGAAGTTCACACAAGATGATTTTCCAAGTCAACACCAAGCAAGCCCCTCCCAAAGCCTGGAGCTGCAACTGTTGGAGCAGCCTGGCTCCAAGCTGGGAGGCTTCCTTTGCCTTTAACAAACGTTTACTCCTCTGTAGAAGAGCAACAAATTGAGAAGCCTGGAACATTCCGAGACATCAGAGCCTTCACCGATACATATTAATGGTCGATTGCTTTCTTACATGTCAAATTCATGCTTATGCAGAAGCAAAATTGCAGGATGCATTTCagaatcagaaaacatttccttctctcGGTGACATCCCAGCTCATAATTACATGCATCTACTCACTTCTGAGTTAGCAGGAAGATTTACTCCTGGCTTAGAGCTCTACaagaggagaggctgcagagccagggtCTAGAATCTGGTAAATCCCACGGGCAACATaaattttggagaagaaaaaggggcGTAGAAGTGCTTGCCTTTAAACCACACTCCTGGGGCTTGGACCTCATCTCAGCAGGAGTATAAATGCATCCATGTACATATGCAGCACTTTTGCTGCAGAATCTTCACTTTATCATTGATTCGTTATCTGGTGTCTCACAGCACTTTATACTCTTTCTAGCCTCATACCTGACAAATAAGACTGACTATAATGAGCTCAGCTTTCACAGCCACAGAATAAAGATGAAAGCATTAAAGCAAATGTACAAGGCTTCCTTTGCTGCTGGATCACTTTCCACCCTAATTTTGCAGGGGCTCTGATGGCCTTGCAGTGCTTTAATTAGGAAATACATTTCACACTGGATGGTCTGGTTCTGCACAGCTCCACTCGCTCTTCACAACTGCACTACAAATAGAAATACTTACCCCCCATTTGACTTGCCAGATgaatgcttttcctcttctgagctTGAACAGAGACCTAGTGTGATTTACAGAGAGCAGCTACATTTCTCAAAAAGAGTTAAATGTGTAGAACCGCTTACGTGCGGAAGAGCCTGATGGCTTACCTTCAGAGGTCTGCAGGTCTTAGGCTCCTAATGGAAGCTACTACTGCTCCTCACTTCTAAAGGGAGTCctggtgaagaaaaagaagatcaGAACATGACAAAAGAGGTGCTGTTACCCCCTAGGGAGGAGCAAGCCTGTAGACAGTCTTGGAAGCAACAAAAGAAACGTGTACTTGATGTGGTAATACCAGGGAAGAAACTGGAAAGCTCCCACCTCGATCCAGGTGGATTTAAACATACATTTAGCATACAAAGAGGCCCAAATCTCTACCTAGTGGGAAGAGATACTCTAGACTAGAGCTTTATTATATTGGATCCTCTACGAGGACTCTACAAAGCTAACTCTACCCAGATGCAGCTGAGAAACTAGCTCTGAACATCTAGAGAAGGATTTATCCACACACATAAATTTGTTTACAAAGTCCCGAGAACCTTATCTTTCACCCTCACCTCTCTTGTAGCTGATGGAAAGCACGTAGGAGGGAGATACTTCTCCTTACTCAGAAGAGATCTAAAGCAGCTCAAGTGAACTGTGCCCTAAATtgcttatttctctttcctgataAAGGTAGCCTGGGGCAAATTTCCATCACCTGCAGATGGTTAATCACAGGAACCTCACCACCAACACCTGTGTGGCTCCTGGTAGAAATATCTagtgccttttaaaaacaaataaattaataaaaaataataaaaaataaaatgttttctgcagtacTCCTGGCCTCTAATAGATTTCCCTGATTTAGATAATAGATGTACCCCACCTCTGAAGGCAGAGCAAACCTATGGCTGCATAAAGGGGAATGTGACACAAAGGGAAGAGCTTGGAGCCTGCCAGGAGCATGCAAACAGCACTCAGCCCCTTCCAAGGCAGCTTTGTCACCAGTTTGCCTGCTTCCTGCAGTTACTGAGGGCTAAATGTCAGTCCTCGCCATGCCGCTGGGACAGGTGGAGGCTGCTTTTGGAGCAGCAACGCCAGCCCCAGCTTCTGCGGCCACCATTTGGAGGCCGACCCACGTGGAGACAAAGGGTTTGGCCAGGCCGGGGACCAGCAAACATGCTGCGGCGTAGCCCGAGTCTGCTGTAACAGCTTGGGCGGGCAGCAAGCGACAAATGTAGGGCAGAGGAGGTGGCCGCGGGCTGATCCTGCCCCGGAGGGCAGCTGGGCCAGGCTGAGCTGCCGGCTGGATTTagcgctgctgcagcagcgGCGGCGATGGCACAGGCAGAAGCGAGCAGGGCGGAGGGCTTTGTCTGTGGGTGTCTGCTGGGGGAGGCGCAGGAGGATGGGTAAGACGggagatgatttttatttatttatttatttatattttattgtttatttatttattattcctgGTTTTTTTGATGTGACGCTTTAGCATTCGGGAACGAAAGATTGGATGTCTGGAGATACAAGTGGCAGTGGAGAAGAGGAAACCCTGCCTAAAAAGAAAACGATGATTAATGAAAACGAAGTCATCGTGGCTAACTCGCTGCTTCCTGAGGGGGGAGCTGATCGCCCCCTGCACAGCAACCAGCGCAGGCGGGGCCTGGGGCCTACCCCGCCGCCTggcggcccggggccggggccggggccggggccggcgcTCCGCCGGTGCCCGCCTCCCCGTGGGCCGTGCGGGGCGGGCGCTGCTCGGCGCGGCCTGCGGCCGCCGTGCGGAtggaggaggcggaggaggcggcggcggcggcgggcggcatCGTCCTGCACGACTTCATCGGTCGGCTGGGCGAGCAGCGGGTGCACTTCCACGCCATGCGGCTGCGGGACTCGCTCTTCCTCTGGGTGGGCGCCGCGCCCGCCCTGGCCAGCCTGGCCGTGGCCATGTGCAGCCCCCGGGTGAGCGGCCCcgtcccctccttcccctccttccccgtCCCCCCGCCTCGTGGCCGCGGGGACGGCCCTCGCAAGCCGTGTGCTCTGCCCGCAGGACGGCGTGCCCGTGTCCACATCGCTGCTCGGGGACCCCTCGGACACCGCCTCCGCCTGCCTGGCGCAGCGCCTGGGTACgtggggcggggggcggcggacgaaggggctggagcagccccgAAACACCGTGCCCGGGGCTCcttgggggctttggggggtcGGTGGAGGCGGCCCAGAGGCAGCTCGCAGCCCTGAGGGGTGAACGGCTGGCTGCGGCACTCGCCGCCGCGTTTTTAATGCAGGGGGATGCGCTGCTCGCCTTCATCTCGCTTCTCTTGTTTCAGCCGAAGGAGCCGTGTAGTTCTTCCTCCTGATCCGGATCTTCATTGCAGGCAGCGTGTCAGCAGTTTGCATCGTCAGGCGGTTTCATGAGCCTACACCTACATCTTCTCTGTGGCCGCTCATACACACATAAAAAAGGGTTGCTCAACAAGAAACACAGCACTAGTGCCCCTTCCTCATCCTGGTATCTTCTGGCAGTCACTGTAGTAGGCTGGTGGCAGCTCTGTCTCTTACCAGATTCAATCATTTCCACTTTAACTAAAAACTCCATGGGGTACTGTGCAACATCAGTTCTTTACGTGCAGTCATTGCATTAGCCTTAAGACCTCAGTTAGTAAGAATGTAGTCAGACGCTGTTATCATTGGATAAAGTCTTACAGTATTATTTCACTTTCCCTTTGCCCTCCTGCTTGTACAGGCTGGTTTCTTGCAGATCTTGCTCTGAGCTTTGTGCAGCTAACAGGTCTCAGCTATGCAGGTTATTTCCACCTTCTGCTGTGTTATTGTCACTAGCAAAAGgttcatttcagatttcataGCTAGAATTTGTGATAACATGCCATGTCTTATGTTAGTTCTCTCAATATTTTAGAATGGGTCACATTTCCTAGTAACTGGTctaagttttgatttttttttttcctttttaaagattCTTTCCTCATTTACATCACTAGTTTCAAGTACCTTGTCTTTGTTAGTGGTAGCTGACACTAGTTGCTTGGTACTGGGATATCAGTTACTCTTTATCCTCAGAACATAATGCACCTTTGTATCTTCTTTCTGTTTGGTGCCTTAAGTACAAGtatctttcattattttgttttaagctttCTGTGCCCAACTAGGCTTCTGGTCAGTGTTCCTCTGTATCTGTGCCCGCTAACCTCTTAGTTGCAGTTTTCCTTGCTAGTCAGTcccatttttattctttatagaTCCTGTTGTTACCCATTGTCTCCTGCTTATGGTGTGCTACATTGAGGAAGGCCATTTTCACTTTCAGTTGGAAAGTCAATAACACTTCTGGCTTTGACTAATCACATGCTTCCTCTTCACCTGATCACATTTGCTAACGTAATTCTGAGAAGAGAATTAAATCTTTCTGATTCGTGCACATTAGTTTTTAGGCTTGCTTTAGTTAATCCAGCAATTTAACGTGGGCCAAGTCAGCTCACGGTCACTTAGGCCACAATTATTTTCCTCAAACAACTGCAAGATCATCACTAAGCATCTCTGTATCTTCTTTGTTTCATGAATTGTGTGGTAAAGAAATCTGTGTTCTGCCTTGAATAGAAATACCAGGCTCGGCATTTACTGCTGTTTAGCTTTCCTCCAGGAAATTAAGTCCTCAGTACTCCCACAACTGCTGTAATAACAGAGATTGCTATTCACAGCCAAATCTGACCCATAGCTGTGTTTCTGAGGTAGCCTTTTTAGCCACCCTGCCTTGTGGTAACCTTCAGGCAggcaatagcttttttttttttttttttttttttctcttcgtgctgtcaccattttttttctgtgctgctttcattCTGCTCTTGGCAGGCACTGGTTTAAGTAGCACACAATGCCACCTGGAGGCaagtattattatttcttgTGCTTTCCAGTTACATTCCATCACCTGCATTTTGTTCCTGCAGTGCCAGGTTTCTTTCCCTGGAGCAGGAGTTTCAGTGCTTCCATGTATCACTGTATGCGCATCCTccccttgttttcttttagtctgATAGGGTATTCAGAACAGCTGTATTTAGTGTATTGGCTCTATATTTTcccaaatttcttctttttatttatttattttccccactgCTGAAGGCACACTTGCTGTGTTCCTGTTCCTCTTTCTACCCATTTCTGTCTGAATCAGGTGCAGGGACCGTTTCCCACCACCCTGCTTGCTCTAGCATGAGATGTATTTAACTAGTTGAGAAACCTAAATCCTAATTGTTTCCTGGAGGCTAGAGGAATCCACTTCTAGACAAAGCCTCGTGCGTTTAGTGCTTAATTTGTGCCTCCCTTACCTGCATGTCCTGAAGTCACAGGACTTTCAGCCAGTGACTGCCGACTAGTGCCATGTCTTCATCTTCCCTCTCTAGGGGCTGGCGAGATCTCGGTGGACATCACCTGAACCTCTTCTTTGAGTCTTTCCCAGCCAGGCACAGTTGTCTCCCACTTGGCACAAAGAGCCTATAAACTTACACCTGACACTTCCTCCTCAAGCTTGCATGTGGGTCTTTGCTCGTAGGAGCgagtctgctgctgctgtggtgcctCTGGGCACTCAGCGTCCCGGATGGTGGGCTGCCAAGGATGCTTCATCTCCAAGACTGAGTTGGATCTTATGCAAACATAATCAAGAAGCTGAGTTTTGACACTGTAGCGTATGCTGCAGGCTTGTTAAGAGAGAATAATGGTATTAATTAGTTCAGAATTAACATGGCACCTAGGGTACAATGATGAAGCACTAGTGCTT
The genomic region above belongs to Cygnus atratus isolate AKBS03 ecotype Queensland, Australia chromosome 2, CAtr_DNAZoo_HiC_assembly, whole genome shotgun sequence and contains:
- the PSMG4 gene encoding proteasome assembly chaperone 4, producing the protein MEEAEEAAAAAGGIVLHDFIGRLGEQRVHFHAMRLRDSLFLWVGAAPALASLAVAMCSPRDGVPVSTSLLGDPSDTASACLAQRLARKTKKQIFVSYNLQNTDSNFTLLIENRIKEEMMAFPEKF